A single Pseudomonas putida DNA region contains:
- a CDS encoding multifunctional CCA addition/repair protein, with protein sequence MHIYKVGGAVRDRLLGRPVSDIDWLVVGATVEEMHDRGFRPVGADFPVFLHPKTGEEYALARTERKSGRGYGGFTFHASPDVTLEEDLIRRDLTINAMAEDDQGMVYDPYHGQADLEQRILRHVSPAFAEDPLRVLRVARFAARYAPLGFRVADETLALMRQIAESGELEALTAERSWKEIERALMESQPQVFIQVLRACGALNELMPELEHGADTLAALQRAAQHQQTLAVRWACLLRGLEPAAIKALNQRFKAPRECQELALLVGEFAGHADKALQLTPTKLLEMLQKFDVYRRPQRFEDFIAACEMATCESYPQGDYLRGAAAAARSVDVKPLVEAGLTGQGLGEALKGERLKALEAYKAG encoded by the coding sequence ATGCACATCTACAAAGTCGGCGGCGCTGTACGCGACCGCCTGCTAGGGCGCCCGGTCAGCGATATCGACTGGCTGGTGGTCGGCGCCACGGTCGAAGAAATGCACGACAGGGGCTTTCGCCCGGTCGGCGCCGATTTCCCGGTTTTCCTGCATCCGAAGACAGGCGAGGAATATGCTTTGGCGCGCACCGAGCGCAAGAGCGGGCGCGGTTATGGCGGGTTCACTTTTCACGCAAGCCCGGACGTGACACTGGAAGAAGACCTGATCCGCCGCGACCTGACCATCAATGCGATGGCCGAGGATGATCAGGGCATGGTTTACGATCCATACCACGGCCAGGCTGATCTCGAGCAACGCATCCTGCGCCATGTTTCCCCGGCGTTCGCCGAAGACCCCTTGCGTGTGCTGCGCGTTGCCCGCTTTGCCGCGCGCTATGCGCCACTGGGCTTTCGTGTGGCCGATGAAACATTGGCACTGATGCGCCAGATCGCCGAATCGGGCGAACTGGAGGCGCTTACGGCTGAGCGTAGCTGGAAGGAAATCGAGCGGGCGCTGATGGAAAGCCAGCCGCAGGTATTCATCCAGGTGCTGCGCGCATGTGGCGCCCTGAACGAATTGATGCCGGAGCTGGAGCATGGCGCAGATACGCTGGCGGCACTACAGCGGGCGGCTCAGCATCAGCAAACGCTGGCGGTGCGCTGGGCTTGCTTGTTGCGCGGCCTGGAGCCAGCAGCGATCAAAGCGCTCAATCAGCGTTTCAAGGCGCCGCGTGAATGCCAGGAATTGGCCTTGCTGGTGGGGGAATTTGCTGGGCACGCCGACAAAGCTTTGCAGCTAACGCCTACAAAATTGCTGGAAATGCTGCAGAAGTTCGACGTTTATCGGCGGCCGCAGCGCTTCGAGGATTTCATTGCGGCGTGTGAGATGGCCACCTGTGAAAGTTATCCACAGGGCGATTATCTGCGTGGAGCAGCGGCTGCAGCCCGCTCGGTGGATGTGAAGCCACTGGTGGAAGCCGGGTTGACCGGGCAAGGCCTGGGCGAGGCGCTCAAGGGTGAGCGGCTTAAAGCGCTAGAGGCTTACAAGGCGGGCTGA
- the folK gene encoding 2-amino-4-hydroxy-6-hydroxymethyldihydropteridine diphosphokinase → MSLSTVYLGLGSNIDRHQHLCAGLDALAAILSDMQCSPAFESQAVGIKSGPFINFVVTGKTDLPLMELDRRLKFIEADNGRYAPDRKGLPLDIDVLMYDGLHGTFDGLVLPRAEILKNAFVLWPLSLLAPELIHPGVEKSMAQLWQEAQIDQVLAPVNFEWRGLQLTPA, encoded by the coding sequence ATGTCTCTGAGCACGGTTTACCTGGGCCTTGGCAGCAACATCGATCGCCACCAGCACCTGTGTGCGGGGCTCGATGCGTTGGCGGCCATTCTCAGCGACATGCAATGTTCCCCGGCGTTCGAGAGCCAGGCGGTGGGCATCAAGAGCGGGCCATTCATCAACTTTGTGGTTACCGGCAAGACCGATCTGCCGTTGATGGAGCTGGATCGCCGGCTCAAGTTCATCGAGGCGGACAATGGCCGCTATGCGCCGGATCGCAAGGGCTTGCCGCTGGATATCGATGTGCTCATGTATGACGGCCTGCATGGCACGTTCGATGGGCTGGTACTGCCCCGGGCGGAGATCCTGAAGAATGCCTTTGTGCTGTGGCCGTTGTCGCTGCTGGCACCGGAGCTTATTCACCCCGGGGTGGAAAAAAGCATGGCGCAGTTGTGGCAGGAGGCGCAGATCGATCAGGTGTTGGCACCGGTCAACTTCGAGTGGCGGGGGCTGCAGCTGACCCCGGCGTAA
- the plsY gene encoding glycerol-3-phosphate 1-O-acyltransferase PlsY, with protein MFWLLALLAYLLGSLSFAIVLSRLSGSPDPRSSGSGNAGATNMLRLAGRKMAILTLLGDLCKGLLPVLLARAAGLGLQEQAWVGVCAVLGHLFPLYFRFRGGKGVATAAGMLMGLYFPAALLAIGAWLLTFYLTRTSSLAALVATPLTLPLLAWREPEALLPIAVLTVMIVWRHRNNLRDLFAGRERHF; from the coding sequence ATGTTTTGGTTATTGGCGCTGCTCGCCTACCTGCTCGGCTCGCTGTCCTTCGCCATCGTCCTAAGCCGCCTTTCAGGCAGCCCGGACCCGCGTTCCAGCGGTTCGGGCAACGCCGGCGCCACCAACATGCTACGCCTGGCGGGCCGTAAAATGGCGATCCTGACCCTGCTGGGCGACCTGTGCAAGGGCTTGTTGCCGGTATTGCTTGCCCGCGCTGCCGGCCTTGGCCTGCAGGAGCAAGCCTGGGTCGGCGTGTGCGCAGTGCTCGGCCACCTGTTCCCGCTGTACTTCCGCTTTCGCGGCGGCAAAGGCGTCGCTACCGCCGCCGGCATGCTCATGGGCCTGTATTTCCCGGCCGCATTGCTGGCCATCGGCGCCTGGCTACTGACCTTCTACCTCACCCGCACCAGCTCGCTGGCAGCGCTTGTCGCGACCCCACTGACCTTGCCATTACTGGCCTGGCGCGAGCCGGAGGCGCTGCTGCCGATCGCCGTGCTGACGGTGATGATTGTCTGGCGTCACCGCAACAACCTGCGCGATCTGTTTGCCGGGCGCGAAAGGCATTTCTGA
- a CDS encoding YeaH/YhbH family protein, producing the protein MSYVIDRRLNGKNKSTVNRQRFLRRYREHIKKAVEEAVSRRSIMDMEHGEQISIPGRDIDEPVLHHGRGGKQTIVHPGNKEFTAGEHIPRPQGGGGGGGRGKAGNSGDGMDDFVFQITQEEFLEFMFEDLELPNLVKRHLTGADTFKTVRAGIANEGNPSRINIVRTLRSAHARRIALTGSSRALLREAQKELDRLKVEEPDNFTDIQETEQEIERLKARINRLPFLDTFDLKYNLLVKQPNPSSKAVMFCLMDVSGSMTQATKDIAKRFFILLYLFLKRNYDRIEVVFIRHHTSAREVDEEEFFYSRETGGTIVSSALKMMQEIMAERYPAADWNIYAAQASDGDNWNDDSPICRDILSKQIMPHVQYYTYVEITPREHQALWYEYERIGEAFPDTFAQQQLVSAGDIYPVFRELFQRRLAT; encoded by the coding sequence ATGAGCTACGTTATCGACCGACGCCTGAACGGCAAGAACAAGAGCACGGTCAACCGCCAGCGCTTCCTGCGGCGTTACCGTGAGCACATCAAGAAGGCCGTCGAAGAGGCCGTAAGCCGCCGTTCCATCATGGACATGGAACACGGCGAGCAGATCAGCATTCCGGGACGGGACATCGATGAACCGGTGCTGCACCATGGGCGTGGCGGGAAGCAGACCATCGTGCACCCAGGCAACAAGGAATTCACCGCCGGCGAGCATATCCCCAGGCCTCAGGGCGGCGGGGGTGGCGGTGGCCGCGGCAAAGCCGGTAACTCCGGCGATGGCATGGACGACTTCGTCTTCCAGATCACCCAGGAAGAGTTCCTCGAATTCATGTTCGAAGACCTCGAACTGCCCAACCTGGTCAAACGCCACCTGACTGGCGCCGACACCTTCAAGACCGTGCGTGCCGGTATCGCCAACGAGGGTAACCCGTCACGCATCAACATTGTCCGCACCTTGCGCTCGGCCCATGCCCGGCGTATCGCCCTGACCGGCAGCAGCCGTGCGCTGCTGCGCGAGGCACAGAAGGAACTGGACCGGCTGAAAGTCGAGGAGCCAGACAACTTCACCGATATCCAGGAAACCGAACAGGAAATCGAACGGCTCAAGGCGCGCATCAACCGCCTGCCCTTCCTCGACACCTTCGACCTCAAGTACAACCTGCTGGTCAAGCAGCCCAACCCCAGCTCCAAGGCGGTGATGTTCTGCCTGATGGACGTGTCCGGCTCGATGACCCAGGCCACCAAGGACATCGCCAAACGCTTCTTCATCCTGCTGTACCTGTTCCTCAAGCGTAACTACGACCGCATCGAGGTGGTGTTCATCCGCCACCACACCAGCGCCCGCGAAGTCGACGAGGAAGAGTTTTTCTACTCTCGGGAAACCGGCGGCACCATCGTCTCCAGCGCGCTGAAGATGATGCAGGAGATCATGGCCGAACGTTACCCGGCCGCTGACTGGAACATCTATGCCGCCCAGGCCTCTGACGGCGACAACTGGAACGACGACTCGCCGATCTGCCGCGACATCCTGTCCAAGCAGATCATGCCGCATGTGCAGTACTACACTTACGTTGAGATCACCCCGCGTGAGCACCAGGCGTTGTGGTACGAGTACGAGCGAATCGGCGAGGCTTTCCCCGACACATTCGCCCAGCAGCAGTTGGTATCGGCCGGCGACATCTACCCGGTCTTCCGTGAACTCTTCCAGCGCAGGTTAGCCACATGA
- the tsaD gene encoding tRNA (adenosine(37)-N6)-threonylcarbamoyltransferase complex transferase subunit TsaD, whose protein sequence is MLVLGLETSCDETGVALYDSERGLLADALFSQIDLHRVFGGVVPELASRDHVKRMLPLIRQVLEEAGCVATEIDAIAYTAGPGLVGALLVGASCAQALAFAWDIPAIGVHHMEGHLLAPMLEENPPEFPFVALLVSGGHTQLVRVDGIGQYELLGESLDDAAGEAFDKTAKLIGLNYPGGPEIARLAEQGVPGRFVFPRPMTDRPGLEFSFSGLKTFALNTWQQCKNAGDDSEQTRCDLSLAFQQAVVETLTIKCKRALKQTGLKRLVIAGGVSANKALRASLEDMLAGLKGNVYYARPQFCTDNGAMIAYAGCQRLLAGQQQDLAISVQARWPMEQLPPL, encoded by the coding sequence ATGCTAGTACTGGGATTGGAAACATCCTGCGACGAAACCGGCGTCGCATTATACGACAGCGAACGCGGTTTGTTAGCCGACGCGCTGTTCAGTCAGATCGACCTGCACCGCGTGTTCGGTGGTGTGGTGCCCGAGCTCGCCTCGCGTGACCACGTCAAGCGCATGCTGCCACTCATCCGCCAGGTGTTGGAGGAGGCCGGCTGCGTTGCCACCGAGATCGACGCCATCGCCTACACCGCGGGCCCTGGCCTGGTCGGTGCGCTGCTGGTAGGGGCCTCGTGCGCCCAGGCCTTGGCCTTCGCCTGGGATATCCCGGCGATCGGCGTGCACCACATGGAAGGCCATCTGCTGGCACCGATGCTGGAAGAAAACCCGCCTGAGTTCCCGTTCGTCGCTTTGTTGGTTTCCGGCGGCCATACCCAGTTGGTGCGGGTGGATGGCATCGGCCAATACGAGTTGCTGGGCGAGAGCCTCGACGATGCTGCCGGCGAAGCGTTCGACAAGACCGCCAAGCTGATCGGCCTCAATTACCCAGGTGGCCCGGAAATCGCCCGCCTGGCCGAACAGGGTGTGCCAGGGCGCTTCGTCTTCCCGCGGCCGATGACCGATCGTCCGGGCCTCGAGTTCAGCTTTAGCGGCCTCAAGACCTTTGCCCTGAATACCTGGCAGCAATGCAAGAATGCTGGCGACGACAGCGAGCAAACCCGTTGCGACCTGTCGCTGGCGTTCCAGCAGGCGGTGGTGGAGACTCTGACCATCAAGTGCAAGCGCGCCCTCAAGCAGACCGGTCTCAAGCGCCTGGTCATCGCGGGTGGCGTGAGTGCCAACAAGGCGTTGCGCGCCTCGCTGGAAGACATGCTGGCCGGACTCAAGGGTAACGTGTACTACGCGCGTCCGCAGTTCTGCACCGACAACGGCGCGATGATCGCCTACGCCGGTTGCCAGCGTCTGTTGGCCGGGCAGCAGCAGGACCTGGCGATCAGCGTGCAGGCACGCTGGCCGATGGAGCAGTTGCCGCCGCTGTGA
- the rpsU gene encoding 30S ribosomal protein S21 — MPAVKVKENEPFDVALRRFKRSCEKAGVLAEVRSREFYEKPTAERKRKAAAAVKRHAKKVQREQRRAVRLY, encoded by the coding sequence ATGCCAGCCGTCAAAGTTAAAGAGAACGAACCCTTCGACGTAGCTCTGCGTCGTTTCAAGCGCTCCTGCGAAAAAGCCGGTGTACTGGCTGAAGTTCGTAGCCGCGAGTTTTACGAGAAGCCGACCGCAGAGCGTAAGCGCAAAGCAGCTGCTGCTGTTAAGCGTCACGCCAAGAAAGTTCAGCGCGAACAGCGCCGCGCCGTTCGTCTGTACTAA
- a CDS encoding SpoVR family protein, with amino-acid sequence MTARAQRRQPISTGSEWTFELIQTYDREISRLAERYALDTYPNQIEVITAEQMMDAYASVGMPLGYHHWSYGKQFLSTEKSYSRGQMGLAYEIVINSDPCIAYLMEENTMCMQALVIAHACYGHNSFFKGNYLFRTWTDATSIIDYLVFAKQYIAQCEERHGIDAVEDLIDSCHALMNYGVDRYKRPYPISAEEERRRQKDREEHLQRQINDLWRTIPKSAEKGGERDDARFPSEPQENILYFIEKNAPLLEPWQREVVRIVRKIAQYFYPQRQTQVMNEGWATFWHYTLMNDLYDEGLITEGFMMEFLQSHTSVVFQPGFDSPYYSGINPYALGFAMYTDIRRMCENPTEEDRHWFPDIAGSDWLSTIKFAMSSFKDESFILQYLSPKVMRDLKLFSILDDDQRDDLLVPAIHDEAGYRIIREQLAAQYNLGNREPNVQIWSIDRRGDRSLTLRHQQHNRKPLGDSTDEVLKHLHRLWGFDIHLETVQGDQVVKTHHMPPRGEHAESGDYGRMDLAVIHHL; translated from the coding sequence ATGACCGCCAGAGCACAGAGACGCCAACCCATTTCCACCGGGTCCGAGTGGACGTTCGAGCTGATCCAGACCTACGATCGGGAAATCAGCCGGCTGGCCGAGCGTTACGCCCTGGACACCTACCCCAATCAGATCGAGGTGATCACCGCCGAGCAGATGATGGACGCCTACGCCTCCGTCGGCATGCCGCTGGGTTATCACCACTGGTCCTACGGCAAGCAGTTCCTCAGTACCGAGAAGTCCTACAGCCGGGGGCAGATGGGCCTGGCCTACGAAATCGTGATCAACTCCGATCCGTGCATCGCCTACCTGATGGAAGAAAACACCATGTGCATGCAGGCACTGGTGATTGCCCACGCCTGCTATGGCCACAACAGCTTCTTCAAGGGTAACTACCTGTTCCGCACCTGGACCGATGCCACCTCGATCATCGACTACCTGGTGTTCGCCAAGCAGTACATCGCCCAGTGCGAGGAACGCCACGGCATCGATGCCGTGGAAGACCTGATCGACTCCTGCCACGCCCTGATGAACTATGGCGTCGATCGCTACAAACGCCCCTATCCGATCTCCGCCGAAGAAGAGCGCCGGCGCCAGAAAGACCGTGAAGAGCACCTGCAACGGCAGATCAACGACCTTTGGCGCACGATTCCCAAGAGCGCCGAAAAAGGTGGTGAGCGCGACGATGCACGCTTCCCCTCGGAGCCTCAGGAAAACATCCTCTACTTCATCGAGAAAAACGCCCCGCTGCTGGAACCCTGGCAGCGCGAAGTGGTGCGCATCGTGCGCAAGATCGCCCAGTACTTCTACCCGCAGCGCCAGACCCAGGTGATGAACGAAGGCTGGGCGACCTTCTGGCACTACACCCTGATGAACGACCTGTACGACGAGGGCCTGATCACCGAAGGCTTCATGATGGAGTTCCTGCAGTCGCACACCAGTGTGGTGTTCCAGCCCGGCTTCGACAGCCCGTACTACAGCGGCATCAACCCGTACGCGCTAGGCTTTGCCATGTACACCGATATCCGCCGCATGTGCGAGAACCCAACAGAGGAAGATCGCCACTGGTTCCCCGACATTGCAGGCAGCGACTGGCTTTCTACCATCAAGTTCGCCATGAGCAGCTTCAAGGACGAGAGCTTCATCCTGCAGTACCTTTCACCCAAGGTGATGCGCGACCTGAAGCTGTTCAGCATCCTCGATGACGACCAGCGCGACGACCTGCTGGTGCCGGCAATCCATGACGAGGCCGGTTACCGGATCATTCGCGAGCAACTGGCAGCCCAGTACAACCTCGGCAACCGCGAACCCAACGTGCAGATCTGGAGCATCGACCGCCGTGGCGATCGCTCGCTGACCCTGCGTCACCAGCAACACAACCGCAAACCGCTAGGCGATTCCACCGATGAAGTACTCAAGCACCTACATCGTCTGTGGGGCTTCGATATCCACCTGGAGACCGTACAGGGCGACCAGGTAGTCAAGACTCATCACATGCCGCCGCGCGGGGAGCATGCCGAAAGCGGCGACTACGGGCGCATGGACCTCGCCGTCATACATCACCTCTGA
- the folB gene encoding dihydroneopterin aldolase: MDRVFIEGLEVDTVIGAYDWERDIRQCLRLDLSFAWDNRPAAAGDDLNLALDYASVSARVQAFAEQARFELVETFAERLVATLMEEFHIPWVRLKLTKPGAVPAARGGVGVEIERGCL; encoded by the coding sequence TTGGACAGAGTGTTCATCGAAGGCCTGGAAGTCGATACCGTCATCGGTGCCTATGACTGGGAACGGGATATTCGCCAGTGCCTGCGCCTGGACCTGAGTTTCGCCTGGGACAACCGCCCGGCGGCGGCCGGCGATGACCTGAACCTGGCGCTGGACTACGCCAGTGTTTCGGCGCGGGTCCAGGCATTTGCCGAGCAGGCGCGCTTCGAACTGGTGGAAACCTTTGCCGAGCGCCTGGTGGCGACGCTGATGGAAGAATTCCACATCCCTTGGGTGCGGTTGAAACTGACCAAGCCGGGCGCCGTTCCTGCTGCTCGGGGCGGTGTTGGCGTGGAGATCGAGCGCGGATGTCTCTGA